The Mobula birostris isolate sMobBir1 chromosome 7, sMobBir1.hap1, whole genome shotgun sequence region CTAAAGCAACAAGTGTACCAAATTATAGGAGTTTTACTGTACAGTTAGCATTCTCGAGCTACTGGGGAATGCTGGCAAACAAGTACAAAGAATATAATAATAATGAGTGTGGAAGGCAAATACCCTGCAATTTTGAGAGCTCTGTACCATAGCTCAAAGAATGACCCATCCACATCTGAATTCATTGTAGATGTATCACTTTTGCAAATTCTTCACTTCACAGGAATTGaaatattattgtcacatgtactgagatactgtGAACTATTCTTGACTTTTGAAGTGCAGCAGCAACTGTCAAAATGTCAAATGCGGCACAGCACAGTGGGGATGGCCTGCAAAGATTGTGAGGCAAAGCTTCTGATGGTGAAGTGGATCTCGATTTTGACAGTTGTGCAGGCTAATGTTGTTTGCTAGATAAATCTCAAGTAGCAAGAATCTCTGCCCTGTTCTCAGGGTCAGTCAGGGTCATCTCTCAAGATCCTTGTTGGCTGTCTCTACTGAAATATGCCACACATTTCCTGCTCATTGCTACATTTCAAAATAATAGCCCTAGGAGCAAAGTGGGGACCTTCCCAttttgatacatctgacttgtaTACTCACCGTAGCAAGGGCTATACTACTGAGCTGCGAAAAAGTGCTGGTATTCCTCTCTCCTCATTTAAATCTGAAACACTGGCCTTTTACCCAGATTTCTTCTGTTATTTCTGGCCACTTCACTTTGAGGACAAATCTTAATTATGAAGACAACCTACCTGAAGATGAGGGGGCTGGAATCCCAGTTTGGATCAGACCATCTGACGCTCGTTTGGCAAATGGTTACGTAGTCCTCTGCCTATAACAGCAGGAGTGATGAGCTATGCTCGAGCACTCAGCATTAActaaaagttgttctctgagtgagagcaacacacagacacacaatgctggaggaaatcagcagttcaGCCAGTTTctgaaagtacagtcgacatttcagcctgagccccttcatcaggacttggcccaaaatgtcacctGCACTttttcccccatagatgctgcctgacctgctgagttcctccagcattgtgtgtgtgttgcttggatttccagcacctgcagattttctcttgttcgttcTCTGACAGTAGTGTTTGTTATTCATGATTCATGCCAATATGGTTGATTAACCCACCGAAATACTAATTTTGGCATTACACTGTAACTGGTTCATTTGGATGAACTGGCTGCCaagaaaaacaaagttaatgttctcaAAGTTCACTTTTACTTCTCTCAGAAACATGCAAAATTGATTAATGCTACATTAATACAGTTTCCATCTGTGTAAAGCTGTTGACCTGGGTGTTGTGCAAGTGAATTTCTCTCATTATAAGATGATAATTACAGACCAGAAAATGCTGAGTGGGCTGGTGTTACTGGAGTACTAAGTTTGAGCTATGCCACTAAAGAAACATATTACGTCAGCATAAGATGGTGGGTTTAAGCAGAGAGAGTAAAGTGTGGAGAAATTTTAAATCTGGCCCTCATAGATCTGAACACATTTGGCTCATATGGCTTTCATTTTCATTACAGATTGGTTTCCTAGAGCCAGCACATACCTGGTTCATCTTGAAGAAGTCCAAAGCAGGTCTTGTCCATCGGACGTCGTCATCATGCCTTCGTTTTATACCGCACTTCCGTTCATTTAAGTCACAGGGCTGGGAGTGACTCCGCAACAAGCCCTGCTGTCGTCGGTTCAtctctggagtggaggagggtGTGCTTTTGGCTGAAAGCAGACATCGTGCTGCCTCTTGAATATGTACCGGTGACAGTGAGAAACGCCTCTGAGGAACGAACGTGCACTGCACACCCAAAAAAGTTCTCTCACCAATAtccgtggaatgattattgggtGACAGCATCCATGGTAATGGAGATTCAGGAGATGCTGTGAGACTGGAAAATGTGAAACTGCTGGTGTTGGAGGGAAGACTGGAGTTGGATAGCTGCTGGAGACCAAGGCTGGTGGGGCGCTGAGTTGAGTTACTCAGCTGCGTGCTTCCATTTCCACCACTATTGCATCGCCGTTTGATAGGAGTCCACACCTTGGAGCCAGCAGGCTTCCAGAGAGACCTGTAGCGTGACAGGTCCTCTGGCACAGAGAGTGACCGACAGTGTCTTTTGGTTGGTGGATCTGGCAGTGAGGCAAAACTCTCAGAGAACTGCAAGTCACTTAGATTCCCCACTGAAGTGCTCGTCACATGTCCCATCCACGTGTTTGTTGCTTGTCTTGTGCACAGTGATTTATTCTGACTGGAGGAATCGATACTGCTTAGGCTGCAGCTTGCGAATGAAGAAAAACCCATATCTGCTGGCAAATCAGTGTTTGAGGACTCTAAAACATTCCAGTTCTTTTCCCCTGTAAAATGAGGAAAACATTTAGTAATGCAATTCTATCATGAAAGCGTCACGTAATTTCAGCATTGTGTCCAACACCAGATATCCATTCAATCCGGTGATGATTCCATGGGTCTATCATCATTTAATAACTTAATCATTTCCTCACCTAACATCTATTCTTCTTGCAGTTGCACCTGCATGAGCCAAATGGATACCAGTTGGGAGCAAAATCCTTCGTGAGACTGCTCTTAACCAAATCAAAGTAATTATGCTACCTCAGGTGCTGTCCGAGCTGAGATCGGCTATGTGGAAAaggaacttcaaagttcaaagtacatttattatcagagtacgtatatAGAATGCAACTCTGGGATCCATCCTCCTGCagtcagccatgaaacaaagaaacactatggAACCCATTcctagaaaaacatcaaacacccaatgtgtgaaaaaaagaacaaattgcgcacATGGCAAAACATCAAACCAGGAATTCAAGAATATTCAGTCTAGTTTAGTTCAGTGCCTTGACTTTAAAGCATCTTTGACTGACTTGCCAAGTATAAATGAGGTACAAGTGATTTAGATGACATTTTTCTTTCCCTTCAAGTGCTCCTCCAACACCATCAACAACATAATAATTAGGGAATAAAGCTTACTAATGGCATATTAAAAAGTGGATATTGGTTGAATTACAAAAATATATTTATGGTCTCCTTTACAACTTTAATAATTCAAGTTCAATTGTACATTTATGAAACAAGGAcaataataatagaaaatttcTTGTTACCCTTTTTGATATATATAATTATAAGCTAAGAGCCAGAGGTTGTCTGACAGTATCTCCTTTTCTATATTTTACACTGTGTTACTTGTTCCTGTGAAATATGGAAAAGTTTGCACTCATTGACATTTCTTCAActttgcattaggtttgcgcaAGTTCTTTGATGAGAATAAAGAATCAAGTTTCAGTATGGTGCAAAACAATAGAGTATAGAAGAACCAGCACTCAGCACATAGTTTGTGCTCACCACACATATTTTTAGTAGCTGGAGAGGTACTGCAATTAGTGCCAGGTTTCTGACTTGGGTTTCAAAAGCTTGAACTCTTCGCCTGATGGCCATCTAGAGAATCTAATTAGAGATTGGCTGCTTAGAGACATTTGACAAGGATAGAATCGTAGGGGTTAAAACAGCTGTTaatttccatgcacatctcagaAAGGAAGACTAATTACttgggtgaagaggagattgcaGGCTGCTCATAAAACTACACTACAGTAAATTGGCAGGTAGCTGCAGGGGAGGAAACCTGAAGTGATTTTCTTTTTGTAAACAAGACATGGTTGTCTGCGCATTGCTAATTCTCAAAGCTCCAATTATGACAATTGCCCATTTGGTCAATAAATGCCAACTAATTTTACCACTCCCGAACTTTAAGTGTTCCAATGCCAAATTAGTACATTAAGATTGGAAGTGGTTGTGATGTAAAGAGAAAGCCTTCATTTTATCAGGTTTCAAAGCTTCCAATTACATCTTATGTTTCCATGAATGGTCAAATTCAGTAGCATTTTACTAAGTCAGTGCCACACCCAGGGCTTTTGTGTTTTCTAGCAACCAGGTGATTAAATTCAAATACTATTGCATTACAAATTCAGGTATCTAGATAAATAACATGGATCAAAATTCAAGCAACAACCTGACTCAactgttgttttaaaaaaaaggatctagtgctttcctggcatatataaACTCATCTTGGGCTTCCACTGGGTACATGTATTGATTATAACCGACTTTTCAATGACAAATTCTGTCTTCATGGCAGAGTTCATCATCGAAACATTGGTTTTAATCGATACCTATAACCAGCTGGAAGTCTGAGAAGAATTCATTTGTTAACTGTTGTTTATACATTATCTTTTTAGAACTGGGACACTTAACCCTGGGAGATACTTTACTGCAATAACGATGAACTTATTGTCAGAGACTTTGTATGAATAAAACCTTCATTGAGGCCTATCCATgtgtacttatttattgagatacaacacagaacagacccttccagccatgccacccagcagctgcttcccccaccccaatttaatcctagcctcataagaaatagaagcaggagtaggccatccagcccatcgagcctgcccaccattcaataagatcatggctgatctgtccataaactcatctccatctacccgccttttcccataacccttaattcccttactatgtaaaaatctatctaactgtatcttaaatatatctagtgaagaagcctcaactgcttccctgggcagagaattccacagattcaccactccctgggaaaaacaatttctccttatctttgccctaaatcttctcccctgaatcttgaggcaatgtctcctagttctagtatcacctaccaatggaaacaacttttctacttctatcttatctaaccttttcaaaattttgtatatatCTGTAAGACCccgtctcattcttctgaattccagagagtacagtcccaggcgactcaatcgctCCTcttaggttaaccccttcatctctgaaatcaacctggtgaacctcctctgcactgccttcaaagccagtacatccttcctctagtatggagaccagaactgcacacagtactccaggtgcggcctcaccagtaccctgtatagttgcagcatgacctccctgctcttgaattcaatccctctagcaatgaaggccaacattctgtatgccttcttaataatctgttgtacctgcaagccaacttttgcgattcatgcacaagcactcccaagtccctctgcacaacagtatgctacaatctttcaccatttaaataataatctgctcttctattattctttCCAAAGccgatgatctcacatttaccaatgttgtattccatctgccagactttggcctactcacttaacctatccatatacctctgcagactctccacatcctctgtacaatttgcttttccactcagttgagtgtcatcagcatattttgCTACACTAccctcagtcccctcttccaaatcatcaatgtagatggtaaacagctgcgggcccagcactgacccctgctgcaccccactcaccactgactgccaactggagaaacacccatttataccaactctctgccttctattggttaaccgaaccactatccatgccaatacacttcctccaactccatgcatccgtatcttatttataagtctcttgtgaatgcagcaccttatcgaacgccttctggaaatccaagaaaacgACATCCACCtattctcctctatccactgcactcattatgtcctcaaagaactccagtaagtttgtcaaacaggacctgccctttctgaatccgtgctgcatctgtctaatggaaccactcctttctaagtggttctctatttcttccttaatgacagcttcaagcattttcctgactacagatattaagctaactggcctatagttgccatcttttgcctacatcctttttaaaaaatcacaggacaatttacattgacgaattaacctactaaccagtactatgggaggaaaccagatcacccagaggaaacccacagccatggggagaatgtacaatctccatttaagcagtggtgggaattgaacccgggtcgcctaaccactatgctactgtgcttctGATGATTGAAAATGTTAAGCACACTGTAGCAGAGGTAGCAATAGTGTGGGAACGTATACACATATCCCAGTAAATACTTCAACACCTTTGCCCATTTATTATTGTTTGGAATCTTGCAGAATGTTAGCCTCATACACAAGGTCAACACTTGGTATCCAAGTCTTATTGCTCTTGAGATTTTCTTAGAATGAAAGTGGAATGGTGATCCATTCCACTGAGTGCCCTACCAATGGTGATGAACTCATAGAGCTATGGCCCTCACTCCTCCAGTTGGTACAGGTTTGTAACTTTGGAAATACCATGGACAGATGTTCAGTAAATTGCTGAACTATTGATACCAGATTTAAAATTTAACTGACCCAGCATCAACTGCAGCTTGTGCAATAACGTAAAAGTTTGCATGTGTAGTAATATTTGAAAAGCCTGGCTTGAATTTTAGCCACAGAACTAAACCAGATCATCTCATCATCGCAGTTGCTTGTGGGACCTTGATGCATACAAGTTGGTTGCATATCTGAAACAGTTATTTGCCTGCAAATTGCTTAGAGATACCCTGCAGTCAGGCAGCTGTAAATAATTTCATGTTCGCTTTCTGGTCAATGTGGTGTTCAGTAACAAAAGGTCAAATCGATGGGTTTTGCCACCCTTTTGATACTTTTTTGCAGGGTAGTGGAAATCCATTAAGGGTCATTTTTTCAGATCGTGGAGATAGTAGAGCTGTTGCTTCATAGTTCTAGCAACCCCAGTTCAATCTTTACAtctggtactgtctgtgtggagtttgcatgtgttccctgtgaccatatggatttcctccagaagttctggttccctcccacaacaCAAAGATATGCAGATTGCTTGGTGAACAGTAAACTTCCTCTAATGTGTAGCAAAGTAGCAGAATAGGGGGGAGTTGATagggatggagggggggggggaatctgtcCAAAAGGGTGCTTGATAGTCAACATGTCCTCGGTGAGATGAAATACCCATTTGTAGGTTCGTGACTCTATTTGgcccccaaccctccccacttGGACACACCCAACTCTCACTGAAATGCTCTTTTGCTTATCAATACAAAACAATATGATTCCATATTCTAGGGAGGGTAGAACTTGTATCAACACCACTGAAAATGCACACACTTGATATTAAAATCTGAAAATCACATCACCATTTACCATCTAATTATTTAAAGAATCAAGAGCTCAAAGAAAGAGAAGTGGTATGATCCAAGTCCACATTTTACAATTTTAACTGTGTCAACAACAATAGTTTCAACATAACTGCTGTCGACCACCAGCACCATTAACCATGACCTTTTGTTGCATGCGCCTGGTATATATGCTTGCAAATACAATTGTTCTCATAAAATAAGGGCTTTCACTTCCTTAACATTACTTGTGTTTCTAGAGATAGAATTTGATCTAATCTTGCTGGTTTTTCACATGATTCAGTTATATatttagagtcagagtcataaCGCACAGAAATGGTCCTTCCACCCACGACATCTTTGTCATATTTTTACCCATATACATTACTACTACTCCATTATCCTTCTGAAGTTTTTCCAAATAAAACTCTCAAGAGTTTAGACAGATACTTGGACAATTTTTCATTTGGGAAGATGAAATCTATACACTTTTCTAACCCCTCATGAACATGGAAATATTAACTTTAAACATCAGTCTCCATCATCTGAAGTCAACAGTGCTCCTGGTACAAAGTCACATTAGTGTCACACCTTCTTTACACAGAAGTCAATATAACAGGTTGAACAGACAAGCTCAAAATATAATCTGAATCAAGCAATGAAAATTTGGAACATATAAACAACCTCTATATTGTAAGTGATGAGGAAAGACCAACAGTAAGTGAGCACTTAAGTTCAAAGATGACATCTGGTGATAAACATTTTTTACTTTCAAGTGAAGAAATTCTACAGTTATTAGAACCACAAGTGTTCTCAGCTGGTGATATTGCTGAAGACTGAGACAGAAAAACAAGGAAAGTTCAAGCTTTGCTTTATTTAATTCCTAGAGTTAGCTATTAATCCTAGCcattcctttttctttcttttaccCTCTTGGAGAAGTTACAGGAGTTTGAAATTCCAGAtgaccagattcaagaacagcttttcccactgctatcagacttctgaatcaATCACCTCTTTCACACCACCTTCCTGGTGATGCTGCCACATTCTTGTGCCCTTAATTGTACCTTCTCCCATATTGtcacttcagcattttgtttgcaaTACCTCAGTTTGCAGCAATGTATTTTGCGCATTCTGCTTTTGTAGCCACTGCATTTGTTTAATTATTACCATTTATACTGTGAGCTTCATGCATGCAAGGAATTTCACTGCATCCTCCTGTACATGAGAATAAACTAAACTGAATCTTATTGTACCAAGAATAATGATGCGCTTTACAAATGTAATCAGGGCCTCCAGGAAAGAATCAGTAAACTACGACCGTAGGGCTTTGAAGGGTTCGGTGTATCTCCCAGTCATTAGATATGTGTGGAAACCATTCTAAATCAAGCTACTTACTAAACTGCACTTCTTAATTTGGCTAATGAGAAATATACATTCACAAATATGAACATTAAAAAGCAGGTGGAGATTGGCAGGAATCTAGAATGGAGGAAACAAACCACATTCAGAAATATTGTTCAGGTTTGACCAGCTGTCCAAGTGTAACTGAAATCTGACCAGCTAAAACTAGCAGAGTTTTTCTACTACTTAATCAACTAGAATCACTCTGCTATCTGGGACTTTGGTGTGTCAAGTAAGCTATCTCGAGTTAATAACTCCATTCACCTTCCCCTGGCCCCACTGAAAATAACTGAACATGGATCATTAATATAGGTTCGAGTCAAGTTTCTGATAAACATACAGTATAACCACCAACAATCTCTCTGAACAAGCAAAATTCATTGCATTCCCTAGCTGCAAACTATTAATAGTTGCTTGTTCTCACGCAGCTCAAGCACTAAATCTTTCAGTCACATTATTTGAACTGTAGTTAATGCTTTTCAGCACTGTTCACCTGTATTTGAGAGTCTTCTCACCAGCTACTTCTAGTTCAGCTCAAGCAAGGAGAAGCTCAGACCCAAACTCAAACACCCCCTCCTGGTGCACTAAGTTACTTCCCATCTTGCTCCAAAAATTATCCTTTCGGTCTGATGAGAAACAGTTTTAAAAATTCCCTCGGAGTCAATGGTTACTAAAGCTGGACTGATCCATTGGGCAAATCAAAGACTTTCATTCCATCTTCAATCAAGCAACAACTGAAGTTGCACAGCAAATACGTCATTTAAAATTCTGTTTACTataactacatctgatcagaaggAATAAGCAAATGAACCCAAATAGAGAAGTACAGAGCAATGACAGTCTCATATCAATTTACCTCTCCTACTTGTTGGGCTCAAATGACTAATAGCATCTATATTTCTTTACATATGGGAAAAGCAAGGAGAAACAAGCAGCAAATGAACAGCTACATCAAACTAGAAACATTACCCTATAAAATTTCAAAATGATGGTCAAATTTGATTTGAAAGTAGTCTCAGAAGAGATCACACTGCAGCTACAAAAAAAGGTATCAAATAATTCTCTATCAATCCTGCTTCGTCTGCAAGGAAACtacatgtacagtggcatgcaaaatctgggcaccctggtcaaaatttctgttactgtgaatagctaagcgagtaaaaaatgacctgattttcaaaaggcataaagttaaagatgacatacttctttaatatttcaagattacttttttatttccatcatttacagtttcaaaataacaaaaaacgaAACGGGCCGAAgcgaaagtttgggcaccctgcactgtcagtactcagtaacaccccctttggcaagtatcacagctcgtaaatgctttctgtagcctgctaagagcctttcaattcttgtttgggggattttcgcccattcttccttgcaaaaggcttctagttctgagagacttgggccgtcttgcatgcactgctcttttgaggtctatccacagattttcgatgatgtttaggtcgggagactgtgagggccatggcaaaaccttcagcttgcgcctcttgaggtaatccattgtggattttgagatgtgtttaggatcattatcctgttgtagaagccatcctcttttcatcttcagcatttttttttaaacagacggtgtgatgttcgCTGCAAGaacttgctggtatttaattgaattcattcttccctctaccagtgaaatgttccctgtgccactggctgcaacacaagcccaaagcatgatcgatccacccccatgcttaacaattggagaggtgttcttttcatgaaattctgcatccttttttctccaaacatacctttgctcattgcggccaaaaagttctattt contains the following coding sequences:
- the fam53c gene encoding protein FAM53C isoform X1 — translated: MVTVITEQLQKQSLDDLACKVFSINLPLPENTSKGGCWNPYRFIPGEKNWNVLESSNTDLPADMGFSSFASCSLSSIDSSSQNKSLCTRQATNTWMGHVTSTSVGNLSDLQFSESFASLPDPPTKRHCRSLSVPEDLSRYRSLWKPAGSKVWTPIKRRCNSGGNGSTQLSNSTQRPTSLGLQQLSNSSLPSNTSSFTFSSLTASPESPLPWMLSPNNHSTDIGERTFLGVQCTFVPQRRFSLSPVHIQEAARCLLSAKSTPSSTPEMNRRQQGLLRSHSQPCDLNERKCGIKRRHDDDVRWTRPALDFFKMNQRRNLSSPACLEMEKKKSPEGQSPDSTLDTAGFRPDLSHSCPTRSCRIETLSESEEEEDAKNCGSTEAFPFHRTCEDLDLDMIEEN
- the fam53c gene encoding protein FAM53C isoform X2 → MGFSSFASCSLSSIDSSSQNKSLCTRQATNTWMGHVTSTSVGNLSDLQFSESFASLPDPPTKRHCRSLSVPEDLSRYRSLWKPAGSKVWTPIKRRCNSGGNGSTQLSNSTQRPTSLGLQQLSNSSLPSNTSSFTFSSLTASPESPLPWMLSPNNHSTDIGERTFLGVQCTFVPQRRFSLSPVHIQEAARCLLSAKSTPSSTPEMNRRQQGLLRSHSQPCDLNERKCGIKRRHDDDVRWTRPALDFFKMNQRRNLSSPACLEMEKKKSPEGQSPDSTLDTAGFRPDLSHSCPTRSCRIETLSESEEEEDAKNCGSTEAFPFHRTCEDLDLDMIEEN